A stretch of the Arthrobacter sp. PAMC 25486 genome encodes the following:
- a CDS encoding polyribonucleotide nucleotidyltransferase, which translates to MEGPEIQYSEAVIDNGRYGKRVIRFETGRLAQQAAGAAMVYIDEDTVLLSATTAGKHPREGFDFFPLTVDVEERMYAAGRIPGSFFRREGRPSTEAILACRLMDRPLRPAFVKGLRNEVQIVVTVLAINPDVLYDVVAINASSMSTQLSGLPFSGPIGGVRVALIDDGQGPQWVAFPKHSELENAVFNMVVAGKIAGDDVAIMMVEAEATDNSWKLIKEQGHQAPTEEIVSQGLEAAKPFIKALCEAQADLAARAAKPTVEFPVFLDFQDDVYNAVESASATKLAAVFSIADKQERDNASDALKDETVAALAGKFEGRDKEISAAFRALTKHVIRQRILTEQVRIDGRGLTDIRQLTAEVEVLPRVHGSAIFERGETQILGVTTLNMLKMEQQIDSLSPVTRKRYMHNYNFPPYSTGETGRVGSPKRREIGHGALAERAIMPVLPTREEFPYAIRQVSEALSSNGSTSMGSVCASTLSLLNAGVPLKAPVAGIAMGLVSDQVDGQTRYAALTDILGAEDAFGDMDFKVAGTAEFVTAIQLDTKLDGIPASVLAAALKQAREARLHILSVLTSAIDVPDELSEFAPRVIAVKIPVDKIGEVIGPKGKMINQIQEDTGADISIEDDGTVYIGATNGPSADAARSAINAIANPQIPEIGERYLGTVVKTTTFGAFISLTPGKDGLLHISELRKLADGKRVDNVDDIVSVGQKIQVEITKIDDRGKLSLSPVVAGEENASEEAATEGAAE; encoded by the coding sequence ATGGAGGGTCCCGAGATTCAGTATTCAGAGGCCGTCATTGACAACGGCCGCTACGGCAAGCGCGTCATCCGCTTTGAAACCGGACGCCTTGCCCAGCAGGCAGCAGGTGCTGCCATGGTCTACATTGACGAAGACACCGTTTTGCTCTCAGCCACCACTGCCGGCAAGCACCCGCGTGAAGGCTTTGACTTCTTCCCGCTGACAGTTGATGTGGAAGAGCGCATGTACGCCGCCGGCCGCATCCCGGGCAGCTTCTTCCGCCGCGAAGGCCGCCCCTCAACGGAAGCCATCCTGGCCTGCCGTTTGATGGACCGCCCGCTGCGCCCGGCATTCGTCAAGGGCCTGCGCAACGAAGTTCAAATCGTTGTTACCGTTCTGGCCATCAACCCCGACGTCCTGTACGACGTGGTCGCCATCAACGCCTCGTCCATGTCAACACAGCTCTCCGGTCTGCCGTTCTCCGGCCCCATCGGTGGCGTCCGTGTTGCACTGATCGACGACGGCCAGGGCCCGCAGTGGGTTGCGTTCCCGAAGCACTCCGAGCTGGAAAACGCCGTGTTCAACATGGTTGTTGCCGGCAAGATTGCCGGTGACGACGTCGCCATCATGATGGTGGAAGCCGAAGCAACCGACAACTCCTGGAAGCTCATCAAGGAACAGGGCCACCAGGCCCCCACCGAAGAGATCGTTTCACAGGGCCTCGAAGCTGCCAAACCGTTCATCAAGGCACTGTGTGAAGCACAGGCAGACCTGGCCGCACGCGCAGCCAAGCCCACTGTTGAATTCCCCGTCTTCCTCGACTTCCAGGATGACGTTTACAACGCCGTTGAGTCCGCTTCGGCGACCAAGCTGGCAGCTGTGTTCTCCATCGCCGACAAGCAGGAGCGCGACAACGCCTCCGACGCGTTGAAGGACGAGACCGTAGCCGCACTGGCCGGCAAATTCGAAGGCCGCGACAAGGAAATCTCCGCAGCGTTCCGCGCCCTCACCAAGCACGTCATCCGCCAGCGCATCCTCACCGAACAGGTCCGCATCGACGGCCGTGGCCTGACGGACATCCGCCAGCTCACCGCTGAAGTTGAAGTCCTGCCCCGCGTGCACGGTTCAGCCATCTTCGAGCGCGGCGAAACCCAGATCCTGGGTGTCACCACGTTGAACATGCTGAAGATGGAACAGCAGATTGACTCGTTGAGCCCGGTAACGCGCAAGCGCTACATGCACAACTACAACTTCCCGCCGTACTCCACCGGTGAAACCGGCCGCGTGGGCTCGCCCAAGCGTCGCGAAATCGGCCACGGCGCCCTGGCCGAGCGTGCCATCATGCCCGTTCTGCCAACGCGCGAGGAATTCCCCTACGCCATTCGCCAGGTCTCCGAGGCATTGAGCTCCAACGGCTCAACCTCCATGGGCTCGGTATGTGCATCGACCCTGTCGCTGCTCAACGCCGGTGTGCCGTTGAAGGCTCCCGTTGCGGGCATCGCCATGGGCCTGGTTTCCGACCAGGTTGACGGCCAGACCCGCTACGCAGCCCTAACCGACATCCTCGGCGCCGAAGATGCCTTCGGCGACATGGACTTCAAGGTTGCCGGAACCGCAGAGTTTGTCACGGCCATCCAGCTGGACACCAAGCTTGACGGCATCCCGGCGTCCGTTTTGGCTGCCGCACTGAAGCAGGCGCGCGAAGCACGCCTGCACATCCTGTCCGTCCTGACCAGCGCCATCGACGTCCCGGACGAGCTCTCCGAGTTCGCGCCCCGCGTCATTGCGGTCAAGATCCCCGTTGACAAGATCGGTGAGGTCATTGGGCCGAAGGGCAAGATGATCAACCAGATCCAGGAAGACACCGGCGCTGACATCTCCATTGAAGATGACGGCACGGTTTACATCGGTGCAACGAACGGTCCGTCAGCTGACGCCGCTCGTTCAGCGATCAACGCCATCGCCAACCCCCAGATTCCTGAAATTGGCGAGCGTTACCTGGGCACCGTTGTTAAGACCACCACGTTCGGTGCGTTCATCTCGCTCACACCGGGCAAGGATGGTCTGTTGCACATCTCCGAGCTCCGCAAGCTGGCCGATGGCAAGCGCGTGGACAACGTTGATGACATTGTTTCCGTCGGCCAGAAGATCCAGGTTGAAATCACCAAGATCGATGACCGCGGCAAGCTCTCACTCTCACCGGTTGTTGCCGGCGAAGAGAACGCCAGTGAAGAAGCAGCTACCGAAGGTGCTGCTGAATAA
- a CDS encoding pitrilysin family protein, whose amino-acid sequence MAITLLPLISAADGHGGRDSTVISGQVGGAVVRRSVLPGGVRVLTEAMPGQRSATIGFWVGVGSRDESEGQHGSTHFLEHLLFKGTQRRTALEIASAFDEVGGESNAATAKESTCYYARVLDTDLPMAIDVIADMVTSAVIDPAELEQERDVILEEIAMDGDDPTDVAHEKFVAAVLGEHALGRPIGGTPEAIMAVPRESVWAHYQKHYRPDTLVITAAGGLDHDTVCALVQDALQTAGWSLDEGAIPAPRRSSDPVAITGTAGLHVVNRQVEQANIILGCPSLRATDSRRYVMSVLNSVLGGGMSSRLFQEIREKRGLVYSTYSFASSYADAGYFGMYAGCAPAKVGQVIGLLTAELEKLAEHGVSEEELNKALGQLSGGIVLALEDSGSRMSRLGRAEIVTGEFLDIDESLDRIRKVTAAEVQELARELAASPRTITVVGPFEETETFGL is encoded by the coding sequence ATGGCGATCACCCTTTTGCCGCTGATAAGTGCTGCTGACGGACATGGCGGGCGCGACTCCACAGTAATCTCCGGCCAGGTCGGCGGCGCCGTTGTGCGCCGCTCGGTCCTGCCTGGGGGTGTGCGGGTCCTGACAGAAGCCATGCCCGGGCAGCGCAGTGCGACAATCGGGTTTTGGGTTGGTGTTGGCTCTCGGGATGAATCCGAGGGCCAACACGGCTCAACCCATTTCCTTGAACACCTGCTGTTCAAGGGCACCCAGCGCCGGACAGCGCTGGAGATTGCCTCCGCCTTTGACGAGGTGGGAGGCGAATCCAACGCCGCCACGGCCAAGGAAAGCACCTGCTACTACGCACGTGTGCTGGACACCGACCTGCCCATGGCCATTGACGTCATCGCCGACATGGTCACCTCCGCCGTGATTGACCCGGCGGAGCTGGAGCAGGAACGCGATGTCATCCTGGAGGAAATCGCCATGGACGGCGACGACCCAACCGATGTTGCACACGAAAAGTTTGTGGCCGCCGTGCTCGGCGAGCACGCACTGGGCCGCCCCATCGGCGGCACCCCCGAAGCAATCATGGCAGTGCCCCGCGAATCCGTCTGGGCGCACTACCAAAAGCACTACCGCCCCGACACGCTGGTCATCACGGCTGCCGGCGGCCTTGACCATGACACCGTGTGCGCCCTGGTGCAGGACGCCCTGCAAACGGCCGGCTGGTCCCTGGACGAGGGCGCCATTCCGGCGCCGCGCCGTTCCAGCGATCCGGTCGCCATCACCGGAACAGCCGGACTGCATGTGGTGAACCGCCAGGTGGAGCAGGCCAACATCATCCTGGGCTGCCCGTCCCTGCGCGCCACCGATTCGCGCCGCTACGTCATGAGCGTGTTGAACTCCGTTCTTGGCGGCGGCATGTCCTCGCGCCTGTTCCAGGAGATCCGGGAGAAGCGCGGACTCGTGTATTCCACGTACTCCTTCGCCTCCTCCTACGCAGACGCAGGCTACTTTGGCATGTACGCGGGCTGCGCCCCGGCCAAGGTTGGCCAGGTCATCGGGCTGTTGACGGCCGAGCTGGAAAAGCTTGCCGAACACGGCGTCTCCGAGGAAGAGCTGAACAAGGCGCTGGGACAGCTGTCCGGCGGCATCGTGCTGGCACTGGAGGACAGCGGATCCCGCATGTCACGCCTGGGCCGGGCCGAAATTGTCACCGGCGAATTCCTTGACATTGACGAATCGCTGGACCGCATCCGCAAGGTCACCGCCGCCGAGGTGCAGGAGCTGGCCCGCGAACTGGCCGCCTCACCGCGCACCATCACCGTGGTTGGCCCGTTCGAGGAAACCGAAACCTTCGGCCTCTAA
- a CDS encoding LuxR C-terminal-related transcriptional regulator → MISEWALRRCLDRVQALGDARLNSHAYRSGVLGELHTVVGHDAWVWPLADPVTSVGVAPMAQGPFAGELPALISLRYRTRVNRWTALPINPSRAVSLKQATGGEPGLSALWPLLSRYGVVDVLSVAFADRWGLWGWLELWRGQGQADFSSDEAQSLQTMAAAIATGLRKCSAREFQAGAVDGSSSGHRQAVLVLADDLSIVSQTASAGLWLELLQRAPRPHQGVPAEVLNVAAQLLAVECGVDSHPARSRVPVGGGVWASMSAARMTTGLAGATAPIAVTIQDALPSERIEVFERSFALSQRESQLLEFCAAGLDTAALARRMGLSRYTIQDVFKSLFGKCGVQSRGALLALPLGPLARGRS, encoded by the coding sequence ATGATCAGCGAATGGGCCCTGCGCCGCTGCCTGGATCGGGTTCAGGCACTGGGGGATGCCCGCCTCAACAGCCACGCCTACCGTTCCGGCGTGCTGGGTGAGCTGCACACTGTCGTCGGACATGATGCCTGGGTCTGGCCGCTGGCGGACCCGGTCACGAGCGTTGGTGTTGCGCCGATGGCCCAGGGTCCGTTCGCGGGGGAGTTGCCGGCACTGATCTCCCTGAGGTACCGGACACGGGTCAACAGGTGGACCGCTCTGCCCATCAATCCGTCGCGGGCGGTGTCCCTGAAGCAGGCAACGGGGGGTGAGCCCGGGCTCAGTGCCTTGTGGCCGCTTTTGTCCCGCTACGGGGTGGTAGACGTCTTGTCTGTTGCCTTTGCCGACCGCTGGGGGCTGTGGGGCTGGCTCGAGCTGTGGCGGGGACAGGGCCAGGCCGACTTCTCCAGCGACGAGGCGCAGAGCCTGCAAACCATGGCGGCGGCTATTGCCACAGGCCTGCGGAAATGCTCCGCCCGGGAATTTCAAGCCGGCGCCGTTGACGGTTCCTCGTCCGGCCACCGCCAGGCCGTATTGGTGCTTGCCGACGACCTGTCCATCGTGAGCCAGACCGCATCAGCGGGCCTGTGGCTGGAATTGTTGCAGCGGGCACCCCGCCCGCACCAAGGCGTGCCGGCTGAGGTGTTGAATGTGGCTGCACAACTTTTGGCGGTGGAGTGCGGCGTTGACTCTCATCCGGCCCGTTCGCGTGTCCCTGTGGGAGGCGGGGTGTGGGCGTCCATGTCGGCGGCCAGGATGACGACGGGCCTTGCCGGTGCCACGGCGCCGATTGCCGTCACCATCCAGGACGCCCTGCCCTCGGAACGGATCGAGGTATTCGAGCGCAGCTTTGCCCTGAGCCAACGGGAATCCCAGTTGTTGGAGTTTTGTGCAGCGGGCCTGGATACGGCCGCCCTCGCCCGAAGAATGGGGCTCAGCCGGTACACGATTCAGGATGTTTTCAAGTCGCTCTTCGGCAAATGCGGTGTGCAGAGCAGGGGCGCACTCCTGGCACTGCCACTGGGGCCGCTGGCACGAGGGCGTTCTTGA
- a CDS encoding MoaD/ThiS family protein, with protein sequence MFVRFFAAAAAATGVEEQRVDLAALAGSQPFTLADLSDFLVASFPASASGHTPPLAEILTRCSFLLNEVSTRDLSLALSPGDVVDVLPPFAGG encoded by the coding sequence ATGTTCGTACGATTCTTTGCCGCAGCAGCCGCTGCCACGGGCGTTGAGGAGCAGCGGGTGGACCTCGCCGCACTGGCCGGATCCCAGCCGTTCACATTGGCGGACCTGTCCGACTTTCTCGTAGCGAGTTTCCCGGCGTCGGCGTCCGGCCACACTCCCCCGCTGGCCGAGATCCTGACCCGCTGCAGCTTCCTGCTCAACGAGGTCTCGACGCGGGACCTCAGCTTGGCGCTCTCCCCCGGCGACGTCGTGGACGTGCTGCCGCCCTTCGCCGGGGGGTAG
- the moaA gene encoding GTP 3',8-cyclase MoaA codes for MPEVRPGTDEPGAPRPGGTETGLRDQFGRVATDMRLSLTDKCNLRCQYCMPEAGLDWLKKDKLLTAEEIVRLVGLGVDRLGVRELRLTGGEPLVRADLVDIIAALRANHPELPISLTTNGVGLAKKAQALADAGLTRLNVSMDTLHHDAFLQLTRRPFLDQVLAGIEAAAAAGLAPIKINAVLLRGINDAHAPELLQWCLDRGYELRFIEQMPLDADHGWTREGMITAEEIRAILATAFELSPDPRARDGAPAERFEARHPGSATLLGTVGIIASVTEPFCADCRRTRITAEGKVMSCLFSRTEVDLLPLLRAGSATHDDDAVASRWQDAMWAKPRAHGMGHPGLGDADFVQPDRSMSAIGG; via the coding sequence ATGCCGGAGGTGCGCCCCGGCACTGACGAGCCGGGTGCCCCGCGTCCCGGCGGAACCGAAACCGGCCTGCGGGACCAGTTTGGGCGGGTCGCCACCGACATGCGCCTGTCGCTGACCGACAAGTGCAATCTGCGCTGCCAATACTGCATGCCGGAGGCCGGGCTGGACTGGCTGAAGAAGGACAAACTGCTGACAGCCGAGGAGATCGTGCGGCTGGTGGGGCTGGGCGTGGACCGTCTCGGTGTGCGCGAGCTGCGCCTCACGGGTGGGGAACCGCTGGTGCGTGCGGACCTTGTCGACATCATCGCAGCGCTGCGGGCCAACCACCCGGAACTGCCCATCTCGCTGACCACCAACGGTGTGGGCTTGGCCAAAAAGGCCCAGGCACTGGCCGACGCCGGGCTGACGCGACTGAACGTCTCCATGGACACGCTGCACCACGACGCCTTCCTGCAACTGACCCGCCGCCCGTTCCTTGACCAGGTCCTGGCCGGGATAGAGGCCGCTGCCGCCGCCGGCCTGGCCCCCATCAAGATCAACGCCGTCCTGCTGCGCGGCATCAACGACGCCCATGCGCCCGAGCTGCTGCAATGGTGCCTGGACCGCGGTTACGAACTGCGCTTCATTGAGCAAATGCCGCTGGACGCCGACCATGGCTGGACCCGCGAGGGCATGATCACCGCCGAGGAAATCCGCGCCATCCTCGCCACCGCCTTTGAGCTCTCCCCCGATCCGCGGGCACGCGACGGCGCCCCGGCCGAACGCTTCGAGGCCAGGCACCCCGGTTCGGCAACACTGCTGGGCACCGTGGGCATCATCGCCTCGGTGACGGAGCCGTTCTGCGCCGACTGCCGCCGCACCCGCATCACAGCCGAGGGCAAGGTTATGAGCTGCCTGTTCTCCCGCACCGAGGTGGACCTGCTGCCGCTGCTGCGCGCCGGTTCTGCCACGCACGACGACGACGCCGTCGCCTCGCGCTGGCAGGACGCCATGTGGGCGAAGCCGCGAGCCCACGGCATGGGCCACCCAGGCTTGGGGGATGCAGATTTTGTGCAGCCCGACCGCAGCATGAGTGCCATTGGAGGATAA
- the glp gene encoding gephyrin-like molybdotransferase Glp → MHRSVAEHQEAVTELLRRSWAGFPSPVMDDGGTPVPLSLARGRVLAQDLVAGMDLPPFTNSQMDGYAMWVDPALAGSERARPAQSESVDSGKSTSYVVGETIAAGAVPRELPPGTAAPIMTGAMLPARANAVVPVERAVPALFAEAGATVELPATAPDAFVRAQGSDVQRGSTVIAAGTILNAAHLGLAAALGCTELVVRRRVRVLLLTTGDEVLAPGDPAAANGLPPGMIFDANGALLRAALEESGVEVLHSHMVRDEPSALLRLLESRVGHAPAHSGAPEPTCDLVVSVGGISAGAFEVVRQALGSAGKHAEMEFLHVALQPGGPQGLGTFRGVPFLAFPGNPVSSYVSLELFLRPALSALLGAPTPRHRVVAALEHPLTSPLGKHQIRRGVYSGPEFESAPSVHEVGGTSSHLLGSLGRANALIQVPAGVTALQAGAKVEVWLL, encoded by the coding sequence ATGCACAGATCTGTTGCCGAACACCAGGAGGCCGTTACGGAGCTGCTGCGCCGGAGCTGGGCCGGGTTCCCTTCCCCGGTGATGGACGACGGCGGCACACCCGTCCCGCTGTCTCTGGCCCGCGGGAGGGTGCTCGCCCAGGATCTTGTGGCGGGCATGGACCTGCCACCCTTCACCAATTCGCAGATGGACGGCTACGCCATGTGGGTGGATCCTGCACTGGCCGGCTCCGAACGGGCCCGTCCCGCACAATCGGAATCCGTTGATTCGGGGAAATCAACCAGTTACGTGGTGGGGGAGACCATCGCCGCAGGGGCCGTTCCAAGAGAACTGCCGCCCGGCACCGCCGCCCCCATCATGACCGGCGCCATGCTCCCGGCACGGGCAAACGCCGTGGTGCCGGTCGAACGGGCCGTGCCCGCACTATTCGCCGAGGCGGGCGCCACGGTCGAACTGCCGGCCACCGCCCCGGACGCCTTCGTCCGGGCCCAGGGAAGCGACGTGCAACGCGGGAGCACCGTCATTGCCGCCGGAACGATCCTGAACGCGGCACACCTGGGGCTGGCCGCGGCTCTGGGCTGCACCGAACTCGTGGTCCGGCGCCGGGTCCGCGTGCTGCTGCTGACCACCGGTGACGAGGTGCTGGCTCCCGGGGACCCCGCCGCGGCCAACGGGCTGCCGCCCGGCATGATCTTTGATGCCAACGGGGCGCTGCTGCGTGCGGCCCTGGAGGAATCCGGCGTCGAGGTGCTCCACAGCCACATGGTCAGGGATGAGCCCTCGGCCCTGCTGCGGCTGCTGGAATCCCGGGTGGGTCATGCCCCTGCCCACAGCGGCGCCCCGGAACCAACCTGCGACCTGGTGGTCTCAGTGGGCGGTATCAGTGCCGGCGCCTTTGAGGTGGTGCGCCAGGCACTGGGCAGTGCCGGAAAACACGCCGAGATGGAGTTCCTGCACGTGGCCCTGCAGCCCGGCGGCCCGCAGGGACTGGGCACCTTCCGGGGCGTGCCGTTCCTGGCCTTCCCCGGAAACCCCGTCAGTTCCTATGTATCCCTGGAATTGTTCCTGCGCCCGGCCCTGTCGGCGCTGCTCGGCGCCCCCACGCCCCGGCACCGCGTGGTGGCCGCCCTGGAACACCCCCTGACGTCCCCGCTGGGCAAGCACCAGATCCGGCGCGGCGTCTATTCGGGGCCCGAATTTGAATCGGCCCCGTCAGTCCATGAGGTGGGCGGGACATCCTCCCATTTGCTGGGCTCACTGGGCCGGGCCAACGCCTTGATCCAGGTCCCGGCGGGTGTCACCGCATTGCAGGCCGGCGCAAAAGTGGAAGTATGGCTGTTGTGA
- the moaC gene encoding cyclic pyranopterin monophosphate synthase MoaC, with the protein MAVVTTSETPALPEAPALTHLRQDGTAAMVDVSAKVVTTREATATGTVTTTPSVMALLGSGGLPKGDALAVARVAGIMGAKKTPELIPLCHPLPISKVSVDFELGDTAVTILATVKTRGVTGVEMEALTAVSVAALSVYDMIKAVDKHAVISGIQVLAKSGGKSGDWAVEAGQSQETTTP; encoded by the coding sequence ATGGCTGTTGTGACTACTTCAGAGACACCCGCACTCCCAGAGGCGCCCGCACTGACCCACCTGCGCCAGGACGGCACCGCCGCCATGGTGGACGTGTCAGCCAAGGTCGTGACCACCCGCGAGGCCACCGCCACCGGCACCGTGACCACCACCCCGTCCGTCATGGCGCTCCTTGGCTCCGGCGGCCTGCCCAAGGGTGACGCCCTGGCCGTGGCCCGTGTGGCAGGCATCATGGGTGCCAAGAAAACACCCGAACTCATTCCGCTGTGCCACCCCCTGCCCATCTCCAAGGTGAGTGTTGACTTTGAACTGGGCGACACCGCCGTCACCATCCTCGCCACGGTGAAAACCCGCGGGGTGACAGGTGTTGAAATGGAGGCTCTGACAGCCGTTTCCGTCGCCGCACTGAGCGTCTACGACATGATCAAGGCCGTCGACAAACACGCCGTCATCTCCGGCATTCAGGTCCTGGCCAAGAGCGGCGGCAAGAGCGGGGACTGGGCTGTGGAAGCCGGCCAAAGCCAAGAAACCACCACGCCATGA
- a CDS encoding molybdenum cofactor biosynthesis protein B codes for MSACEPGTGLGTAAVVIASTRAAIGVYEDKTGPIIVDWLNEHGFDAMAPVVVPDGAPVGAALRAVLTQHPAVVITSGGTGLSPTDETPEMTLPLLDRSIPGIMEAIRAAGLAKTPMAALSRGHAGLAGSTVIVNLPGSPSGVMDGLAVLDPIIIHLCEQVAGSHGH; via the coding sequence ATGAGCGCCTGCGAACCCGGAACCGGACTCGGCACGGCCGCCGTCGTCATCGCCTCCACCCGTGCGGCAATCGGCGTTTACGAGGATAAAACCGGGCCCATCATCGTTGACTGGCTCAACGAGCACGGCTTTGACGCCATGGCACCGGTGGTGGTCCCCGACGGTGCCCCGGTGGGAGCGGCGCTGCGGGCCGTGCTCACGCAACATCCCGCCGTCGTCATTACCAGCGGCGGAACAGGGCTCAGCCCCACCGACGAAACACCCGAGATGACCCTGCCCCTGCTGGACCGGAGCATCCCGGGCATCATGGAGGCGATCCGCGCTGCCGGGCTGGCCAAAACACCCATGGCGGCGCTCAGTCGCGGCCATGCCGGGCTGGCCGGGTCAACCGTCATTGTGAATTTGCCCGGCTCACCGTCCGGCGTCATGGATGGGCTGGCCGTGCTGGACCCCATCATCATTCATCTTTGCGAACAGGTGGCGGGCTCCCATGGGCACTAA
- the dapB gene encoding 4-hydroxy-tetrahydrodipicolinate reductase, which produces MSELLKVAVLGAKGRMGTAAVAAIDAAPDLELVAALGRNDSLDILVDRGVDVVVDLTVPDSTQTNVHFAVEHGIHAVVGTTGWDASRLAGLEELLAAHPQTGVLIAPNFALGSVLATHFAAKAAKYFDSVEIIELHHPRKVDAPSGTALRTAQLVAAARREAGVPAAPDATETEIDGARGAAIDGVPVHSVRLAGLVAHQEVLFGSHGEALTIRHDSFNHESFMPGVLLGVRTVGTRPGLTLGLDGYLDLEG; this is translated from the coding sequence ATGAGTGAATTGCTGAAGGTGGCCGTGCTCGGCGCCAAGGGACGAATGGGAACGGCCGCCGTTGCGGCCATCGACGCAGCGCCGGATCTGGAATTGGTGGCAGCCCTGGGCCGCAACGATTCCCTGGACATCCTGGTTGACCGCGGCGTCGACGTCGTCGTCGACTTGACCGTCCCCGATTCCACACAGACCAACGTCCACTTTGCCGTTGAGCACGGCATCCACGCAGTGGTCGGCACCACCGGTTGGGATGCCTCCCGCCTGGCCGGACTGGAGGAGCTCCTGGCGGCACACCCGCAGACGGGCGTGCTCATCGCCCCGAACTTCGCCCTGGGATCGGTGCTTGCCACGCACTTTGCCGCGAAGGCCGCCAAGTACTTTGACTCGGTGGAAATCATTGAATTGCACCACCCCCGCAAGGTTGACGCCCCCTCGGGCACGGCCCTGCGCACGGCGCAACTCGTTGCCGCGGCCCGCCGCGAGGCAGGCGTTCCCGCAGCCCCCGATGCCACCGAAACCGAGATCGACGGCGCCCGCGGCGCCGCCATCGACGGGGTCCCCGTCCACAGCGTGCGCCTGGCCGGGCTCGTGGCCCACCAGGAAGTGCTGTTCGGCAGCCACGGTGAGGCGCTGACCATCCGCCACGACTCCTTCAACCACGAATCCTTCATGCCCGGGGTCCTGCTGGGCGTGCGCACCGTTGGCACCCGTCCCGGGCTCACCCTTGGGCTCGACGGCTACCTTGACCTGGAAGGCTAG
- a CDS encoding alpha/beta fold hydrolase: protein MPIAHNPGDGVELAWDSVGEGVPLLLVHGSALSKAIWRGFGYTKAFREQFRVITMDLRGHGRSAKPTAPSDYAMDTLVADALAVLNAADAPAAHYGGYSVGARMGFSLAVAAPERLLSFTSLGGSYRIAPGSIGRLFFPEYDGALGKGGMPAFVAGWEAQLGRPLDAQTRAAFLANDGAALRAYFTQTQADAPVSEEALAGISTPSLLMAGTEDVSRCEDSRHAAALMPQARFIELPGRNHGSTLFPSGPVLDHWLPFLHSIQAANSL, encoded by the coding sequence ATGCCCATCGCACACAACCCGGGTGACGGCGTCGAACTAGCCTGGGACTCGGTGGGGGAGGGTGTGCCGCTGCTCCTGGTCCACGGCAGCGCCCTGAGCAAGGCCATCTGGCGCGGATTTGGCTACACGAAGGCATTCCGGGAGCAGTTCCGGGTCATCACCATGGACCTGCGCGGGCACGGCCGCAGCGCCAAGCCCACCGCGCCCTCGGACTACGCCATGGACACCCTGGTGGCGGACGCCCTCGCCGTGCTGAATGCCGCAGACGCCCCCGCCGCGCACTACGGCGGCTATTCCGTCGGCGCCCGCATGGGCTTCTCCCTCGCCGTGGCCGCCCCGGAGCGCCTGCTCTCCTTCACCTCGCTGGGCGGCAGTTATCGGATTGCCCCGGGCAGCATTGGCCGGCTGTTCTTTCCCGAGTACGACGGCGCCCTCGGCAAAGGCGGCATGCCCGCCTTTGTCGCCGGCTGGGAAGCGCAGCTGGGCCGGCCCCTTGATGCGCAGACCCGGGCCGCCTTCCTGGCCAATGACGGTGCGGCACTGCGCGCCTACTTCACCCAAACCCAGGCCGACGCGCCCGTCTCCGAGGAAGCCCTGGCCGGCATCAGTACGCCGTCCCTGCTCATGGCAGGCACGGAGGACGTTTCCCGCTGTGAGGATTCCCGGCATGCAGCAGCACTCATGCCCCAGGCCCGTTTCATCGAATTGCCCGGCCGCAACCACGGCTCAACCCTGTTCCCGTCCGGGCCAGTGCTGGACCACTGGCTGCCGTTCCTGCACTCCATCCAGGCCGCCAACTCCCTCTAA